The DNA segment GGCATTCGATCTCGCATTTATCCGTTCACCCATTCCTATCGAGCGCAATCACCCTTTAGTCCTCTCTTCAGAGCCCGTACAAGACGGAGACGGAGTCATCGCCATCGGCCATCCCTACGGTCTGAACTACTCTACGACAGAAGGGATTGTCTCGAAAGCATCCCGATTGCAGGGAGAAGTGGAATACATTCAATTTGATGCCGCGATCAATCCCGGAAACAGCGGAGGGCCGCTGCTCAATGAGTCAGCGGAAGTGATCGGCGTTAATACCTTTATTATTCAAAATTCAAATAATCTCGGATTCGCGCTCCCCTCGTATACCCTCAGTGAAGCACTCAGCCAATTCAATCTCCTCAATAAAGATGATATTATCCGCTGTGTTTCCTGCAAAAATTTAATTCATGAACCTAGTATTCAAAATGACTATTGTCCAAAATGCGGTACAAAACTCGAAGTGGCCAAACGGCGGCGGGAAGGCTACACCCCCTCCGGCGTTGTAGCATTGGTCGAAAAGATTTTGGAAAAGTTGGAAATCAATGTTACCCTTTCTCGTCGCAGTCAGAGAAGCTGGCGTTTTGAGAGAGAAAAGTCACGCATCGATATCAACTACTACGATAACGGAATCGTAATCGCCGATTCGGCACTCTGCCGTATTCCGCAGGAAAATATCGATCTCTTGTACGATTATCTACTCAGTGAAAATGCGAAACTGGAGCGATTGCAGTTCGCGATCAATGAAAATACCGTATACCTCTCCTACATTGTTGTGGATTCTTCACTGAGTGAAGAGTACGGAACCGCATCCCTCAAAAAACTTTTTGACAATGCTCCGCTCTATCAAAAACTCCTGATCGAGCGGTTTAAAGCGCTGGAACCGAAGTTTGATGAGTTTGAATAAGTTTTTCTGCCTCGAATGAGGCAAGCTTTAGTGCCATAGCGGCTAGCGCAGCTAATGGGATTTTATTTCATTAGCGTTCTGAATCAGCATGGATACCTTTTCTTTTTGCGGGAAATCGGCTCCCATACTGATGATAAATGAGGATGCTTCCTGAAGCGTGAGCGAGGTTTTCTTAATCAGGGTTTCATCTACCAGTACCGTATAGCCGCTCGTAGGATTCGGAGATGTCGGGATAAACAGTACGCAGATATTTTCATGACGATTCAGTAAATACGCCGGGACCCACACCCCCTCTTTGGGATATTCGACCAGAACAACCTCTTTCTTCGTCCCGTCTTCACCGCCTGAGAGCATCGCAGCAAGTTTTTTCGAAACCGAATAGACGGAGCGGATGGCAGGTATTTTTTCAAATGTACTGTCGATCATTGAGATAAAAATCGAACGCCCGTACTTTTCGATCGAAAATCCTAAAAGGGCGAAAATGCCTACAACACCAGCCATTAATGCTAACGTCACTTCAAACGAATCGGTGTACTCATGAAGCGACGAATACGCGCTTACACCCAAATTTTTCAAATAGTTGACCACTACGATCACCAAAATCAAAGGAAACAGGGATAATGCCCCGACAAAGATATAACGAAGTAGTAGTTTGAATTTTGCACTCATTTTAGAAAACCTTTATTCTATGACAAATTGTCGAATTATAGAATACTTTTTGATACACTTTACTACAATAACGCAACTATAGGAGACACAATGCAACCTTTTGCCGATTTTAAACTCGATTTAGAGACTTTTATTCCTGATTTGAATTCCCTGATCGAAATTAACCATAAAACTATTGCCGATTTACTGGCGATCCCGAACAAAACCTATGCCAATTTCGTTCGCCCGTTTGATCTGATGGAAGAAGATATGGAGCTTTTATTTACGCCGTTGTCCCATATCAATGCCGTTAAAAATTCCGAAGAATCTCAAAAAGTCTATGCGGATGCTCTCCCGATTCTCACAGACTATTCCACTTTTATCGGACAAAACCTCGCTATCTATGAAGCGTTTAAAGTGATTAAAGAGAACGAATACGACAGCCTCAACACGGAAGAACGCCGAATTTTAGATCTCAATATTCTCCATTTTGAGCTTGCAGGCGCACATCTGGATGATGCTTCCAAACAACGCCTATCCGAAATTAATCTCCGTAAAAGCACTCTGACAAATGACTTTTCGCAAAATGTTTTGGACGCGACAAACGCCTATGAAAAAATCATCACGGAGGCAGCCGATGTCGAGGGAATTCCCGAAAGTGACTTGGAAAATGCCCGTTTCGACGAAGACGGCGTTACCAAATACCGCTTTACTCTCCAAATGCCCTCGTATATCGCCTATATGACCTACGGACCCAACCGTTCTATCCGCGAAGAACTGTACCGTGCGTACACGACCCGCGCACCTCAAAACGGTGCGATTATCGATGAACTGATGGCGCTTCGCCAGGAAAGTGCACATCTGTTAGGATTCAAAAACTACGCCGAGTATTCTCTCGCCTCCAAAATGGCTCCGAGTACCCAAAGTGTTTTGAACTTTTTAAACTCCCTGGTGGATGCTTCCCGTAAACAGGGGATGCGTGAACTCGAAGAACTGCGTGCCATCGCTCCGGGTATCGATTTGCAAAGCTACGATACTGCCTTCTACGGTGAAATTCTCAAAAAAGCACAATACGACATCGATGAAGAAGAATATCGTCCCTATTTCGAACAACGCAGTGTGATGGAGGGGATGTTTACCTTCTTGAACGAACTGTTCGGTATCCGTTTTGAAAAGGTCGAGTTAAACCTGTGGGATGATAAAGCAACCGCTTATGACGTGTATGAAGAGAATGAACTTGTCGCTCGCGTCTATTTTGACCTCGAAGCCAGAAAAAATAAACGCGGCGGTGCGTGGATGAATAATTTTCAAACCCACCATTGCGATACATCCGGATGTACCCACCTCTCCAGTGCCTTTGTCGTGTGTAATTTCCCTCCCTCTTCCGAAACATCTCCGTCGCTTCTGCGCCATGACGATGTCGTCACCCTCTTTCACGAAATGGGACACACGCTCCACCATCTTTTGAGTAAGGTCAAAGAACACGGCGTTAGCGGCGTCAACGGTGTTGAATGGGATGCGGTCGAGTTTCCCTCACAATTCTTGGAAAATTTTGCGTATGAGCCAAAAGTCCTGAAACTGTTTGCCAAACACCATGAAACCGGTGAAATTCTCAGTGATGAGATGATTGCCAAACTGATTCGGGCCAAAAACTTCCAAAGCGGAATGTTTATGTTGCGGCAGGTCGAATTTTCCCTTTTTGATTTCGAACTTCATTCAAAGCTCTATCAGGGAGAAGAGATCCAAAATCTTTTAAACAGCGTCCGTGAAAAAACCGCTCTTATCCGCCCGCCGGAGTACAACAAATTCCAAAACGGGTTCAGCCACATCTTCAGCGGCGGATACAGCGCCGGATACTACAGTTACAAATGGGCAGAAGTTCTCAGTGCCGATGCCTATTACGCCATAGTCGACGAAGGTGTTTTCGGCTCTGAACTCGCACGCAAGTATAAAGATATCGTACTGGCCAAAGGGGGATCACAAAGTATGCAGGAACTGTTTGTCGAGATGATGGGGCGAGAATGCGAAAGCAAAAATCTCCTCCGTTTGAGCGGAATTGAATAAGTGCGATTTCTATGGCTATTGGCATTATTGATGTCACTGTTAGGAGGGGCCGAAGTGAAAGTAGCAACCTATAACGTCGAAAATCTGTTCGATATGAACAACGACGGTACGGAGTACGAAGAGTACATTCCGAACGGTTCATGGGGATGGGATGAGGCCATGTATCGGACTAAACTCCGTAATACGGCAACCGTCATCAAAGATATAGGAGCCGATATTATCGGTTTGCAGGAAATCGAATCCGAAACCGCACTCAAAGACCTCAAAGCCGAGCTTAACCGTCAAGGATTGTACTATCAATATTATGCATTCGCACGTACTCCGAACTCCGCTGTCAATACAGCCCTTCTCAGCCGTTACCCCATCCAAAGCGCACTCAAACTTCCTATTAGCCGTAATGGAAAATACCGTGATATTTTAGAAGCAAAAATCAACATCAACGGAACGTTTGTCCGTGTATTCGTCAACCACTGGAAATCCAAAAGCGGCCCTGAGAGTGAGCGGATAGCCTGCGCGAAACGCCTCCTTCTACGGCTCAAAGAGCTTCCTGAGAATGAGCCGTACATCCTCATCGGGGATTTTAACTCCCATTATGAAGAGTACAAAACGTTCCTCAGAAGTCGCAAGCACAATGACACCGATGGCATAACGGGAATCAATAACATTCTAAAAACGATTGATGAAAACGGAAATCCCATAACGTATACTTCACTCAAAACCACCAAAGGATCTCTCTATAATCTCTGGTATGAAATTGGCGAAGATCAACGATGGAGTCATCAGTATAAAGGAGAAGTAGAAGGGTTAGACAACATCATCATCTCTCCGGCATTGGCGGATGGTGAGGGGATAGAGTATATACGGGGAAGCTTTGGACGATTCGATGCGCCTTATCTCTTTAACAAAGGCAAAATTTATCGCTGGCAGCAAAGCCGCAATTACCCTAAACATCATTTAGGTGAGGGCTATTCCGATCATCTTCCGATTTATGCAATGTTTAAATTGTAATTTTTTGGGTGTATAATGGTGTCATGAAACCGACACCCTTAACCCAATATCTGTTGTATCAGTTATATCACGGTCGAATCAAGTTCCAGGAATTTCATGCAGACCGGCATCCGGCCAGTCTTCATGCATTTAGAATCGCGATGCGTAAAGTCAGGTCGATTGCTAAATTATTACTGGATGAAACAACGTTTGCTTTCCCTCAATTTTTAAAAGAAGGGATAAAAACGACTAACGATCTCCGGGAGCTTGACGTATTGATCGGATCGCTCGAAAAATACCCAAAAATCCGAAAAGAGCTTCTGCTGATTCGTCCGAAACAGTTTGAAGAGCGTTTAAGCGAACTCTTTTGCGAAGCGCTGTTGCAAAATCTGGACGCTACGTACACTCTTATCTATGAAAGTGATCCTGCAATCTTTCGTGAAATTGCCGTCCAAAAAGTCCTCACCCATTATCAGCATTGCCTTGATGAGCTCAATGCCCTTACGGGGGATGAAAAACCGAAAGATTTGCATAAACTGCGAATCATGTTCAAAGATGCCCGCTACGGATTCGAATTTCTAAACGTCTCGGATCTGCACCCTTCGGCAGAACTGATCGATTATTGCAGAACGATGCAGGAGAGATTGGGACACGTACAGGACTATGTCAATCAGCTCGAATGGCTCACTACATTTGCAGCCGAAAATCCGGCGCTCGATCTCAGCGAACTGATCGCAAAACGGAAGAAAAAACTTAAAAAGCTCAAAGAATCGGCTAAAGACACCACTCGATCGGTTTAATTCCCTGAGCTTTGAGATAATCGTTAGACTGGCTAAACGGTTTTGAACCGAAAAATCCCCTGTACGATGATAGAGGGGAAGGATGCGGAGCTTTGAGAATCAGATGTTTACGCCCATCGATCAAAGAAGCCTTTTTCTCCGCAGGAGCGCCCCAGAGGATAAAGACGATATGCTCTCGCTGTTCACTGAGTGTTCGGATCACCTGATCGGTAAATCGTTCCCAACCGTGATCTTTGTGCGAAAACGGCTCCCCCATGCGGACCGTGAGCAAAGTATTAAGAAGCAGTACCCCCTCATGCGCCCAATGACTCAAATCCCCGCTTTTGGGGTATGGGCATCCGATATCTGTAACCAATTCTTTAAAAATATTTTGCAGAGAGGGAGGAAGCGCAATACCGTGCTGCACCGAAAAGGAAAGCCCGTGTGCCTGTCCTGCTCCATGGTAAGGGTCTTGCCCTAATATAACGACTTTTACGGAATCAAAAGGGGTGGAGTTAAAAGCATTGAAAATATGGCTCCCCTGAGGGAAAATAGTATAGTTTTTTTTCTCTTCGACTAAAAAAGCTTTGAGCTCTTCCATATACGGATGGGCGAACTCAGCTTTTAACGCCTCGCTCCAGCTCTCATGGATAACAGGGCTGATCGCCATTATTTGATTATGTCATCGTCAAAGATGACCATTTCATAAATACTTCGTTTCGTGACCAAAGATTTTTCCGGTGGTACACCGCTGCTAGAGCGCATCCGAGCGATTTCTGCACGCAGTTCCATCATCTCTTGCTCCATCGCTTCCATTTTATCTTTGAGACGGATTACAACATCCACGCCTGCGAGATTTACTCCCACTTCACGGGTTAGTCGGAGAATCATTTTGATTTTTTCAATGTCGCGCTGAGAATACAGACGGATACGTCCGTCCGAGCGCGAAGGGGTAATCAAGTTTTCACGCTCATATTGACGAAGCGTCTGTGGATGAATATCCAAAATCTTTGCAACGATACTAATCATATAAACCGGTTCGTCAAAATGGTGCATGATTACGCTCCTTGTGGTAGGGATTGTTTCATTTGTTCGACCAATGCTGGATCGATTTTATCTAGAGGCGGGAGGACGATATTCGCTTTCAAAAACAGGTCTCCGCGCACATTGGTTTGACGGTTCATAACACCCATCTCTTTGAGACGGAAACGCTGACCGTTTTTCGTGTTTTCGGGAACTTTGAGGGTTACTTCTTTCTCAAGCGTTTGGACACTCACTTTTCCGCCGAAGAGTGCCGCATAGAGGGGGACATTAAACGTCTTGATAAGCGTATCCCCTTCTCTCTCATACTCATTGTTTGGAGAAATATCGATTCGGAGGTACAGATCACCGACCTGATTGCCGGCCCGTTTCCCTTTACCTCGGACACGGAGTTTTTCACCGCTTTTAATCCCTGCAGGAATTTTGATGTCAAAACTCTCCCCTGAGAGGCTGATAGAGTGTTTTCCGCCCAATACCGCAACGGCAAACGGGATAGTGACATTGGCATCGATGTCGAGATTCATCCCGCCGCCAAAACCGCCGCCGCCAAACCCGGCATTTCCGCCGAATCCTCCGAATCCACCACCGCCAAAACCGCCGCCGCCTTGACCGAATATATTGCGTAAAATATCATCCAAGTCAACATTCCCGCCCTGCCCTCGAGCAAAATCATGGAAATCCTGACCGCCGAACATCGAGTCTCCGAACTGATCGTACTTGGCCCGTTTTTCTTTGTCGCTCAAAACTTCATACGCAGCATTAATCTCTTTAAATTTCTCTTCGGCTGCTGGGTCTTTGTTCACGTCAGGATGATACTGACGAGCCAGTTTGCGGTATGCTTTTTTGATCTCGGCTTCACTTGCGCCGGGTGCAATTTCGAGAGTAGTATATAAACTTTTTGACATCTGATAATCCTGTATTTTGCATAGTAATTTATTTGTTGAATATTATAGCACCAAGTTTGAGTCAATGTCAATCAAGGTTAAAAAGAAGAGTTCGTTAAATAGGGAAAGGAGAGAGTTTTAAACTTGCGCCATAGAGGCGCAAAGGTTTTTAGTGTAAGAAGTGACGAATACCCGTAAAATAGAGCGCCATACCGTGTTCATCCGCTGCCGCGATGACTTCCTCATCACGTACCGAACCGCCCGGTTGGATAACGGTTTTAACACCCGCACCCGCCGCCGCGTCGATAGAATCACGGAATGGGAAAAACGCTTCAGACGCCAATGCCGAACCGCTGACATCCAGACCCATCTCTTCAGCTTTTTTGAGGGCACAGCGCGCCGCATCGACACGGGAAGTCATACCCATTCCGACTGCTACCATTGCCGCGTCTTTGACGTAGACGACACAGTTTGATTTGGTGAGTGACGCGACTTTGTACGCGATCTCCGCATCTTTTAGTGCCGCATCACTAGCGACGTGTTTGGTCACCAATTTAGCATTTTTCACTTCATCCGCAGTGACTTTATCCGCATCTTGGAATACAAATCCGCCGTCGATGTGTTTGAAATCGATCGCATCGTTGCTAAGCGTGATACGGTCGCTTCCGTATTCGAATAGTTTAAGACGTTTTTTCGGCTCAAATACCGCGCGTGCTTCGTCGTCGATACGTCCCGCAATAATCACTTCGAGGAACATTTCATTCATTTTCTCCGCCAACGCTTTGGTCACGACACCGTTTACCGCTACAACACCGCCGAATGCCGAAATCGGATCACATTTGAGCGCTTCGGTATACGCATCGAGAAGGTTTTCACGAATCGCAAAACCGCACGGGTTACCGTGTTTGACGATACAGATCGCATTTTCATCTCCGAACGCCGCCGCGATTTTCACCGCACCGCTGATATCGGTCAGGTTATTGAAGCTCGCTTCCCCTTTGAGGGTTTTGAAGTTTTTACTGAAAAAGGTGTCAAACTCATACAAACCGCCCTTTTGGTGCGGGTTTTCGCCGTAACGGGTATCCATCACTTTGTTTCCTACGATGAACTGTTTGTTCCCCATACCGTTGTTAAAACGTTTGTTCATGTAGTTCGCGATCATTGAATCGTACGCCGCCGTATGCTCGTACGCTTTGATCATCAAATCGCGGCGGAATTCCACGGTATTTTCGTTGTTTTGGATGGCATTCAATACCAATGAATAGTCTGACGGATCGGTAAGGATGATGACACTGTCGAAGTTTTTCGCCGCAGAACGGACCATCGCCGGACCGCCGATGTCGATGTTTTCAATGATCTCTTCGAAATCGTCGGTTTTTTCGATCGTCGCTTTGAACGGATAGAGGTTGACACATACCAAATCGATCGCTTCTACGCCGAGTTCTTTCGCTTGATCAAGATGAGACTGTTTGTCGCGTCGGTGCAAGATTCCGCCGTGGATATACGGGTTGAGGGTTTTAACACGCCCTTCGAAACACTCAGGGAATTTGGTCACCTCATCGATCTCGATCGCAGCCACACCTGCGTCTTTGAGCATTTTATAGGTTCCGCCCGTAGAGATGATCTGATAGTCCAAACCGATAAGAGATTTGGCAAACTCAACGATGTTGCTTTTATCGCTGACACTGAGCAATGCACGCTTCATGCAGTTCCTTTGATTGGGTTTCAACCCTGAATTAATGGCGGAATTTTAGCAAAAACTGCTTTAAGGTAAGGTAAAGTTTTAGAATGAACTATTTTGAGCACCCCTTTCCCCCCATCCTTGATGAACAAACCCGTGTTTTGTTTCTTGGAAGTTTCCCCAGTATCGCGTCGTTCGAACAAGCTTTTTATTACGCCCATCCGCGCAACGCATTTTGGCCGATCCTCGAAGAGATTTTTGATGTGCGTTTGGAAACCAATGAGGCTAAAAAAACATTCTGTTTGGAAAAAGGGATTGGGTTATGGGACGTCATCGGGAGTTGCGAGCGGAGTAATTCGAGCGATACGAATCTTAAAAACTGTATTCCAAATGATTTTGAAAAACTGTTACGTGACTATCCGAATATCCGTGCGCTCGGATTTACGGGAAAAAAAAGTCATGATCTGTTTGTAAAATATTTTAAAGATTTGGAGATTGAGAGGGTATTGCTTCCCTCTACTTCACCAGCCCATGCAGCGATGAGCAAAGGGAAAAAAGAAAAGATTTATAAAGAGTTTATAGACAAGTTTTTAACTGTTTAATACCTGCTCAAAAATACTTTTTGCCGTTTTCCAGCGGTCTTCTTTAGAATGCATCATAACGATCACGCAATCTTTCCCGTCTTTTTTTGCCCGTGCGATCAAACACGCTCCGGCTTTCGAAGTGTACCCCGTTTTAATCCCTACCGCATATTCGTACCGGTTTAGCAATCGGTTGTGGGTATAGGCCCAAAATTTCTTATGGTTGTTTTGCGAATAGTAGGTGTAGTTATTGAGTTTGCTGATCTCGTTGAATTTTCGATTTTTAATCGCATACTCGGTCAATTTTAAAAGATCATTTGGTGTCGAGTAGTGATCTTTTTCATCATATCCGCACGGATTTTCAAAATGGGTATGATTCATACCGATGCGCTTAGCCTGTGCATTCATCATATTAACAAAATGTTCTTCATCCCCGCCGACTGCAATCGCAATCGCTTTTGCCGCGTCATTGTCCGACTGGATCATCGCCGCTTTCACCAAATCGCTCAGTACGATCTGATCACCCCGCTTATACCCCGCTATTGTCGGTTCAACCTTGGTCATTTCCCGCGTGATTGTGACGACATGATTCATTTTTCCGCTGTTGATCGCAAGCAATGCGGTCATTACTTTGGTCAAACTGGCCGGTTTGAGATTTTTGTCACCCTCTTTCGAATACAAAATATGTTTGGTTTTTAAATCTTTTACCACCATTGCATCAATCTTCAAATTATCCAGTTGATGTTTATCGATGGCGCCAAAAAGACTAATGGATACTGCAGCACAAAGCCCCAAAATTTTTATAATCATTATTTTTCCTTCACATTCTATTTCCGCTTTAAGCAAAGGACGTGCCAATTTCGCCTATAAACGGCGCTTTTCAAGCCATAAAACACTTACCAATGTTATCAATGTCCCGACAAAAACGATGCTATAGCCTGTCGGCCAATCGTAATGATACGAGAGCACCAATGCCAAGGAGACAAAAAACCATCCATATCCCCATCCAAATAATATCGGCTTTATTCGCATTTGTAGTAATGCAACCAATGCAGGAGCGATGAGGAGCGTAAAAACGACCAGTACGCCTGCCAGCGGAACCGAAGTAGTGACCATCACCGAAAGGAGGGCAAAGAAAAAAAGCTCTTTCAAAAATCCGCTGAGTTTTGGGTAGATGACATAATAGAGCAATGCAATCACACTGTAGATTCCTGCCGCCTTTAATATTTCATCATTCATGACGAACAAAATATCATTCGCCATCAAACGTTTGAAAAGCTCATCGCCCTCACTGCCGGCACTTAGAACGATCATGACCGAAGAAGCTCCCAGTGCATACAATAAACCGATAAACGCCTCG comes from the Sulfuricurvum sp. genome and includes:
- a CDS encoding trypsin-like peptidase domain-containing protein; this translates as MNTSTQKMVEQTIESIVQITNPYGSGSGFLIDGLIITNSHVVSGLKEVLISTKTLPKTIGTVVYDDPAFDLAFIRSPIPIERNHPLVLSSEPVQDGDGVIAIGHPYGLNYSTTEGIVSKASRLQGEVEYIQFDAAINPGNSGGPLLNESAEVIGVNTFIIQNSNNLGFALPSYTLSEALSQFNLLNKDDIIRCVSCKNLIHEPSIQNDYCPKCGTKLEVAKRRREGYTPSGVVALVEKILEKLEINVTLSRRSQRSWRFEREKSRIDINYYDNGIVIADSALCRIPQENIDLLYDYLLSENAKLERLQFAINENTVYLSYIVVDSSLSEEYGTASLKKLFDNAPLYQKLLIERFKALEPKFDEFE
- a CDS encoding DUF502 domain-containing protein; protein product: MSAKFKLLLRYIFVGALSLFPLILVIVVVNYLKNLGVSAYSSLHEYTDSFEVTLALMAGVVGIFALLGFSIEKYGRSIFISMIDSTFEKIPAIRSVYSVSKKLAAMLSGGEDGTKKEVVLVEYPKEGVWVPAYLLNRHENICVLFIPTSPNPTSGYTVLVDETLIKKTSLTLQEASSFIISMGADFPQKEKVSMLIQNANEIKSH
- a CDS encoding M3 family metallopeptidase yields the protein MQPFADFKLDLETFIPDLNSLIEINHKTIADLLAIPNKTYANFVRPFDLMEEDMELLFTPLSHINAVKNSEESQKVYADALPILTDYSTFIGQNLAIYEAFKVIKENEYDSLNTEERRILDLNILHFELAGAHLDDASKQRLSEINLRKSTLTNDFSQNVLDATNAYEKIITEAADVEGIPESDLENARFDEDGVTKYRFTLQMPSYIAYMTYGPNRSIREELYRAYTTRAPQNGAIIDELMALRQESAHLLGFKNYAEYSLASKMAPSTQSVLNFLNSLVDASRKQGMRELEELRAIAPGIDLQSYDTAFYGEILKKAQYDIDEEEYRPYFEQRSVMEGMFTFLNELFGIRFEKVELNLWDDKATAYDVYEENELVARVYFDLEARKNKRGGAWMNNFQTHHCDTSGCTHLSSAFVVCNFPPSSETSPSLLRHDDVVTLFHEMGHTLHHLLSKVKEHGVSGVNGVEWDAVEFPSQFLENFAYEPKVLKLFAKHHETGEILSDEMIAKLIRAKNFQSGMFMLRQVEFSLFDFELHSKLYQGEEIQNLLNSVREKTALIRPPEYNKFQNGFSHIFSGGYSAGYYSYKWAEVLSADAYYAIVDEGVFGSELARKYKDIVLAKGGSQSMQELFVEMMGRECESKNLLRLSGIE
- a CDS encoding endonuclease/exonuclease/phosphatase family protein; this encodes MRFLWLLALLMSLLGGAEVKVATYNVENLFDMNNDGTEYEEYIPNGSWGWDEAMYRTKLRNTATVIKDIGADIIGLQEIESETALKDLKAELNRQGLYYQYYAFARTPNSAVNTALLSRYPIQSALKLPISRNGKYRDILEAKININGTFVRVFVNHWKSKSGPESERIACAKRLLLRLKELPENEPYILIGDFNSHYEEYKTFLRSRKHNDTDGITGINNILKTIDENGNPITYTSLKTTKGSLYNLWYEIGEDQRWSHQYKGEVEGLDNIIISPALADGEGIEYIRGSFGRFDAPYLFNKGKIYRWQQSRNYPKHHLGEGYSDHLPIYAMFKL
- a CDS encoding CHAD domain-containing protein, whose amino-acid sequence is MKPTPLTQYLLYQLYHGRIKFQEFHADRHPASLHAFRIAMRKVRSIAKLLLDETTFAFPQFLKEGIKTTNDLRELDVLIGSLEKYPKIRKELLLIRPKQFEERLSELFCEALLQNLDATYTLIYESDPAIFREIAVQKVLTHYQHCLDELNALTGDEKPKDLHKLRIMFKDARYGFEFLNVSDLHPSAELIDYCRTMQERLGHVQDYVNQLEWLTTFAAENPALDLSELIAKRKKKLKKLKESAKDTTRSV
- the ung gene encoding uracil-DNA glycosylase, yielding MAISPVIHESWSEALKAEFAHPYMEELKAFLVEEKKNYTIFPQGSHIFNAFNSTPFDSVKVVILGQDPYHGAGQAHGLSFSVQHGIALPPSLQNIFKELVTDIGCPYPKSGDLSHWAHEGVLLLNTLLTVRMGEPFSHKDHGWERFTDQVIRTLSEQREHIVFILWGAPAEKKASLIDGRKHLILKAPHPSPLSSYRGFFGSKPFSQSNDYLKAQGIKPIEWCL
- a CDS encoding helix-turn-helix transcriptional regulator, coding for MHHFDEPVYMISIVAKILDIHPQTLRQYERENLITPSRSDGRIRLYSQRDIEKIKMILRLTREVGVNLAGVDVVIRLKDKMEAMEQEMMELRAEIARMRSSSGVPPEKSLVTKRSIYEMVIFDDDIIK
- a CDS encoding DnaJ C-terminal domain-containing protein, whose protein sequence is MSKSLYTTLEIAPGASEAEIKKAYRKLARQYHPDVNKDPAAEEKFKEINAAYEVLSDKEKRAKYDQFGDSMFGGQDFHDFARGQGGNVDLDDILRNIFGQGGGGFGGGGFGGFGGNAGFGGGGFGGGMNLDIDANVTIPFAVAVLGGKHSISLSGESFDIKIPAGIKSGEKLRVRGKGKRAGNQVGDLYLRIDISPNNEYEREGDTLIKTFNVPLYAALFGGKVSVQTLEKEVTLKVPENTKNGQRFRLKEMGVMNRQTNVRGDLFLKANIVLPPLDKIDPALVEQMKQSLPQGA
- the purH gene encoding bifunctional phosphoribosylaminoimidazolecarboxamide formyltransferase/IMP cyclohydrolase, which gives rise to MKRALLSVSDKSNIVEFAKSLIGLDYQIISTGGTYKMLKDAGVAAIEIDEVTKFPECFEGRVKTLNPYIHGGILHRRDKQSHLDQAKELGVEAIDLVCVNLYPFKATIEKTDDFEEIIENIDIGGPAMVRSAAKNFDSVIILTDPSDYSLVLNAIQNNENTVEFRRDLMIKAYEHTAAYDSMIANYMNKRFNNGMGNKQFIVGNKVMDTRYGENPHQKGGLYEFDTFFSKNFKTLKGEASFNNLTDISGAVKIAAAFGDENAICIVKHGNPCGFAIRENLLDAYTEALKCDPISAFGGVVAVNGVVTKALAEKMNEMFLEVIIAGRIDDEARAVFEPKKRLKLFEYGSDRITLSNDAIDFKHIDGGFVFQDADKVTADEVKNAKLVTKHVASDAALKDAEIAYKVASLTKSNCVVYVKDAAMVAVGMGMTSRVDAARCALKKAEEMGLDVSGSALASEAFFPFRDSIDAAAGAGVKTVIQPGGSVRDEEVIAAADEHGMALYFTGIRHFLH
- a CDS encoding DNA-deoxyinosine glycosylase, which produces MNYFEHPFPPILDEQTRVLFLGSFPSIASFEQAFYYAHPRNAFWPILEEIFDVRLETNEAKKTFCLEKGIGLWDVIGSCERSNSSDTNLKNCIPNDFEKLLRDYPNIRALGFTGKKSHDLFVKYFKDLEIERVLLPSTSPAHAAMSKGKKEKIYKEFIDKFLTV
- a CDS encoding serine hydrolase, whose protein sequence is MIIKILGLCAAVSISLFGAIDKHQLDNLKIDAMVVKDLKTKHILYSKEGDKNLKPASLTKVMTALLAINSGKMNHVVTITREMTKVEPTIAGYKRGDQIVLSDLVKAAMIQSDNDAAKAIAIAVGGDEEHFVNMMNAQAKRIGMNHTHFENPCGYDEKDHYSTPNDLLKLTEYAIKNRKFNEISKLNNYTYYSQNNHKKFWAYTHNRLLNRYEYAVGIKTGYTSKAGACLIARAKKDGKDCVIVMMHSKEDRWKTAKSIFEQVLNS
- a CDS encoding metal ABC transporter permease, with protein sequence MSALEILWPVLILAFILVGIHTIFGLEIIRRGVIFTDLAVGQIAAVGIALSSAFFEGKYQVPLSLGFALSGAMLIAYATQNSRHIEAFIGLLYALGASSVMIVLSAGSEGDELFKRLMANDILFVMNDEILKAAGIYSVIALLYYVIYPKLSGFLKELFFFALLSVMVTTSVPLAGVLVVFTLLIAPALVALLQMRIKPILFGWGYGWFFVSLALVLSYHYDWPTGYSIVFVGTLITLVSVLWLEKRRL